In the Trueperaceae bacterium genome, CGTAGCGCCTCGCTTCCGAGGCCGCCTGCGCCGCGCCCCTGCGCGCCTCGGCGAGGTCGCGCGCGAGGTCGCCGAGGACCGACTGGGCGCGCGGTTTGAGAAGCTTGTCTGTCACCGCCTCCAGCTTGGTCGTCGCCGCGCTCGCGCTGCGGCCCGCGCCCGCCACCGCGGCGGAGTAGAGCCGCTCCCTGACGGCGTCGTCTGTCAGCGCGTCGAACGCCTGCAACTCCGTCAACCCGAACGCGAAGACGTTGCGGTAGACGTTGCCGTCGAGGTTGCCCACGATGGCCGCCAGCCGCGCGCCGTCCAGCTGCGCGCCCGTCCGGGCGTCCACGAGCTTCGTGGTCGAGCGGCCGCCGTTGCGCTCCAGCCGGTACCTGTTCTCGCCATCGTGAAGCGTGATGCTCCCCTTGAGGTGCTCGCCCTGGCCGCGCGACTCCGGGAAGACGAGCGCCCTGACGAACGCCAGGAGCGTGCTCTTGCCCGCCTCGTTCGGACCCTCCAGGACGACGAGCCCAGGGGTGGCGGTCGGGGCGAGGTCGAACTCGACCCCACTCAGACCGCGGAACTCGTGCACCTCCACCCTGCCGAGGTGCATGCCCTAGACCCCGCTTTCCGGTGGGGCGTCGAGCAGGTCGAAAGCGAGGGTCTCCGCTTCCGCCCAGATGTCGGCCGCCTCGGTCGATAGCCGCTCCAGGTCGAGCTCCTGCCTGACGGCCTGGAGGCTCCTGTTCCCGAGGAGCTCCTCCACCAGCCGGGCGACCGCCTCCGGCGCGTCGTGAGCGCGCTCGGCGCTCGAGCGCAAGACGTCCGCCACGAAGTCGCCTGCCCGCATGCGCGCTTCCCGATCTAGCGGCGGGCGCGTCGTTATCCTGACCTCGTCCCACCACACGCCCGCCGGGGCCACGTCCTGCAGGTACGCCAGGAGGCCGGCCTCGCCGGCGTTGCGCAGGCCGGCGTGGGCAGGGCCGACGCCATGCACCCGCACCCTGAGGACGACTTGCTGCGCGCCTTGGCTCGCCGCGGCGCTCCCATGGTCGGTGCCGCCGGCCGACCCGCCGCCGCGTGCCCGGAGCGCTGCCTGGACGAGGTGCGAGCGGACGGCCTCGAGATCAGCGAGACCCGTGCCTATGTCGACCGTCAGCGTCTCGAAGCTAACGATGCCGACGGAGACGAAACGCGCCGTCGGTTCGCGGTCCTCGACCTCGACGAGGTAGAGGCCTTTCGCCCCCGCCTCGCCTGGGTCGCGCGCCTGCAAGTTGCCCGGGTAGATGGCCAGCGGCCGCTCCGGGCTCACGACCGTGCGAGCGTGCACGTGACCGAGGGCCCAGTAGTCGAGGCCGGAGTCGCGCAAGTCGGCGAGCGTGGCGGGGGCGTAGTTGCCGTGCCCGCCCAGGCCGCCGACGTTGGCATGCAACAGGCCGATCTGGAAGCCCGGGAAGTCGGGGTCGCGCGCGTAGCGGGCAGCCAGGTTCTCCGTGACGCTCGAGCCAGCATGGGAGATGCCGTGCACGAGGGCGACCGGCTCGCCGCCGCGCAGCGCGCGCACCCTGGCGACGTCGTCGTGCCCGAACACGGTCACGCGTTCCGGCCAGTCGGCGACCGCGGTCCACCGGCCTCCGCGTGGGTCGTGGTTCCCGTGCACGACGAAGCTGGCCACGCCCGCCTCCGAGAGGCGCAGCAGTCCGTCGCGGAAACGCAGCTGCGCCCTCACTCCCACCGAGTCGCCGTCGTAGACGTCGCCCGCCAGCAGGACGAAGTCGACGCCGGCGTCCAGGCAGAGCTCGACTGCGCGGTCCCAGGCGTCGAGCGACGCGTCGCGCAAGGCCCTCGCCAGCTCCGGCGCACGCGAACGCACTCCCGAGAAGGGGGTGTCAAGGTGCAGGTCGGCCAGGTGGGCGAAGCTGAAGGTCGTCACGCTACACCGGCATGGTCATGTGAGGCTTCGTACGGCACGGTCGCCAATGAGGATAGCGCGCCGAACTAGCGGGGCGCGCCCGCGAGCCGGCGCACCCGGGTGGCGCTCGCGCGAACAGCGAGCGCCACGGAACCTACCCCTGTGCCGCGCCGCGTCCTGGGCCCGGCACGTGCTCTCTTCGACCCCTGGGTCGCGCCCTAAGGAGGCGCGGCCCATACACGACATCTCACCGTTGGGCGGCGAGTTGAGGCGTCGGCGTTGGAGGAAGGCGCCGACGCCTCAGCGGATCGGCCTGGTGCGCAAGTCTAGGCCAGCGGCAGAGCCGTTCCTGACCGACGAGGCAGCACAGGCGCCGGCGGAGGCCCCCGCGCCCGCCGGATCGACGCCAAGGTCCGCAACCAAGGCATCGCCGACCGTCCGCAGCTCGGCCGCGGGTCTGGCTATCCCGAAGCCCTGCACATGGCTGACGCCAAGTGCCTGCAAGTCCACACTTACGGACGGCTCTTCAACACCCTCGGCGACGACTATCGGATAGCGATCGCAGAGGGACCGTACGAACCGACGGGCGCTCTCGCGCGCCTCGCCCGTCTGGTGAAGCGCGGCGTCGATGACGCTGCGGTCGATCTTGACCCCGTCGACCTTGGCGTCGAAACGCAGCCGCTCACGAAGATCGCCGGGCGCGACGTCGTCCAGGACGACCACCCCGCAGCGCTCACGCAGCAAGACCATCTGGCGCGCGAGGGCTCCCTGGTCGGCATGGCACTCCTCGGTCAACTCGACGTGCAACCGCGCCGTGATGCTCCTGAGCATGCCCTCGAGCACGAGGATGGTGCTCGGCAGCATGACCTGTTTGGGGCTCAGGTTGAC is a window encoding:
- a CDS encoding EAL domain-containing protein, with protein sequence MRQRLEDLRFLYQPVAPVTLGASPWCEALVRWQHPDGTVRGPLEVLPYWLSQARIEEFTQFTLLRGAQVLAANAEARLSVNLSPKQVMLPSTILVLEGMLRSITARLHVELTEECHADQGALARQMVLLRERCGVVVLDDVAPGDLRERLRFDAKVDGVKIDRSVIDAALHQTGEARESARRFVRSLCDRYPIVVAEGVEEPSVSVDLQALGVSHVQGFGIARPAAELRTVGDALVADLGVDPAGAGASAGACAASSVRNGSAAGLDLRTRPIR
- a CDS encoding DNA repair exonuclease — its product is MTTFSFAHLADLHLDTPFSGVRSRAPELARALRDASLDAWDRAVELCLDAGVDFVLLAGDVYDGDSVGVRAQLRFRDGLLRLSEAGVASFVVHGNHDPRGGRWTAVADWPERVTVFGHDDVARVRALRGGEPVALVHGISHAGSSVTENLAARYARDPDFPGFQIGLLHANVGGLGGHGNYAPATLADLRDSGLDYWALGHVHARTVVSPERPLAIYPGNLQARDPGEAGAKGLYLVEVEDREPTARFVSVGIVSFETLTVDIGTGLADLEAVRSHLVQAALRARGGGSAGGTDHGSAAASQGAQQVVLRVRVHGVGPAHAGLRNAGEAGLLAYLQDVAPAGVWWDEVRITTRPPLDREARMRAGDFVADVLRSSAERAHDAPEAVARLVEELLGNRSLQAVRQELDLERLSTEAADIWAEAETLAFDLLDAPPESGV